In Calonectris borealis chromosome 20, bCalBor7.hap1.2, whole genome shotgun sequence, a genomic segment contains:
- the NDEL1 gene encoding nuclear distribution protein nudE-like 1, with protein sequence MDSEEIPTFSSPKEETAYWKELSLKYKQSFQEAREELAEFQEGSRELEAELEAQLVQAEQRNRDLQADNQRLKYEVETLKEKLEHQYAQSYKQVSLLEDDLSQTRAIKDQLHKYVRELEQANDDLERAKRATIVSLEDFEQRLNQAIERNAFLESELDDKESLLVSVQRLKDEARDLRQELAVRERQQEVTRKSAPSSPTLDCEKMDSAVQASLSLPATPVGKGSENSFPSPKAIPNGFGASPLTPSARISALNIVGDLLRKVGALESKLAACRNFAKDQASRKSYISGNVNSGMMNSNGTKYPHPGHTSFFDKGAVNGFDQGPPGLGASRPSSAPGMLPLSV encoded by the exons ATGGACAGTGAAGAAATCCCAACTTTTTCGAGTCCAAAGGAGGAAACTGCATATTGGAAAGAGCTTTCCTTGAAGTACAAACAAAG CTTCCAGGAAGCTCGTGAAGAGCTGGCTGAATTTCAGGAGGGAAGCAGAGAATTAGAAGCTGAGTTGGAGGCACAGCTAGTGCAAGCTGAACAGAGGAATAGAGATTTGCAAGCAGATAACCAAAGACTGAAGTATGAAGTGGAAACATTAAAG gagaaaCTGGAGCACCAATATGCACAAAGCTACAAGCAAGTGTCGTTGTTAGAGGATGACCTGAGCCAGACACGGGCCATTAAAGATCAGCTGCATAAGTATGTGAGGGAGCTGGAGCAGGCCAATGATGACTTGGAACGTGCAAAGAG GGCAACAATAGTTTCATTGGAAGACTTTGAACAAAGGCTGAACCAAGCTATTGAGAGAAATGCGTTTTTAGAAAGTGAACTGGATGACAAGGAATCATTGCTAGTTTCTGTACAGAGATTAAAGGATGAAGCGAGAG ACTTACGGCAAGAGCTAGCAGTACGGGAGAGGCAACAAGAGGTCACCCGAAAGTCAGCGCCCAGTTCTCCAACTCTAGACTGTGAAAAGATGGATTCGGCTGTCCAGGCGTCTCTCTCCTTGCCAGCTACACCCGTTGGAAAAGGAtcagaaaatagttttccttCCCCAAAAG CTATACCAAATGGGTTTGGTGCCAGCCCCCTTACTCCTTCAGCTAGAATATCTGCACTCAACATTGTGGGAGATCTGTTACGGAAAGTGGGG GCCTTAGAATCCAAATTAGCTGCTTGCAGAAATTTTGCAAAGGACCAGGCATCACGGAAATCCTACATTTCAGGGAACGTTAACAGCGGCATGATGAACAGCAATGGCACAAAGTACCCTCATCCAGGGCATACTTCTTTCTTTGACAAAGG GGCAGTAAACGGCTTTGATCAAGGTCCCCCCGGACTGGGAGCATCCCGACCATCCTCAGCGCCTGGCATGCTCCCCCTGAGTGTATGA